The Streptomyces sp. CC0208 genome window below encodes:
- a CDS encoding LamG-like jellyroll fold domain-containing protein, with amino-acid sequence MKIFDCWRGEILNIRGRRGLRRCLAVGIVGLTASSVALGGLLQPAVADEGGNAEGREGTSSVPADDAARGKAFWEDEGLPPKTAEQEASQKAVASGQRAEVEALTTETGQVFANPDGTFTMETSSAPERVRRDGRWVAVDTTLVRQANGTVEPKAAQNLVLSGGGAAPLVQFTEKQHAYQVFSPWDLPTPELDGSHAVYKSVLPDVDLVVQVTADGFSQNLVVHTPQAAANPALESISYPVKVDGLQARTNANAVSYVDAGGQPVFISSAPLMWDAGTSDSTHTMLGRSDSEVTAEVDPVDALTPGSQARTSVADVSADNEKLQIVPDQEFLQDPETTYPVVIDPPTVKAKLAGWTTVWSSELDTSFWNTSHALGVGYDAFVDNKKARSLFQFDTRAVSGKKILHAQFSAYEIWSANCTKKNVELWRTSPINSSTKWGAPSWSAKVDTVSAANGFSSDCKDAIVEFDATSAVAYTAKAKSTTTTLGLRADEGDPIAWKQFMSPKDSATTSERKPILSITYVTPPTSAPSTVKMSDPNVSCSSSSSPAIIRDTTPRLTATPTSADGSNAVLRPNFELYTGSSTTPTSLKPSAYTASGTAGTVPTATLTSGTTYHFRARTEYKYTYNGTTGYLYSPWSTASCYFKVDNTGPPKPDITSDNNVYPQCAGTTCATSPETGSVGMTGTFTIAAGAADVRRYVTWLNGVKIEDKTYSANTATHKVSVTPDKRLTNTLRVQTFDAAGNPGETRDYLFNVAKPAAAAGVWKFDEGNGTTVANAQGTANPLTLTDATWTNYARQGKGLKTNGTSSYAATSGSVVDTAGSFSVSAWANLGTRDKISTVANQNGSKVGAFQLYYSESLDRWVFNRYAADSDTASPTIVRAISTKPGVVGAWTHLLGVFDRQNQQLRLYVNGELQQETAFTTPWASTGPFEVGRFKGGGGPSSYFTGQIDQVQAYKRVVYPDELAALANLEDPATGKTQAELLAHWNMDETSGTTGADASGRANQLLLQTGAAFKATDDAGHGNVLELNEAVLGRATSAVALDDSGSFTVAGWANLAQLKLEDTTVAHSPTVFSHPGNQRNAFRLWYRQEAGETVGDWNFGVYATDVLNGPAATTVSDEVNPPGNWIHVVGVYDSVTQSAKLYVTGERQGDENGAYVADVYQPTGPLMVGGSRRHDTGAWGNALPGQLDDMRVYAGVLSEEEITQLSIVDEPPIDIG; translated from the coding sequence TTGAAGATTTTTGATTGTTGGCGGGGGGAAATTTTGAACATTCGGGGGAGACGCGGGCTGAGACGGTGCCTTGCCGTTGGCATCGTCGGGCTGACCGCGTCGTCTGTTGCGCTGGGTGGGCTGTTGCAGCCTGCGGTCGCTGACGAAGGCGGCAACGCCGAAGGACGCGAGGGTACTTCTTCGGTCCCCGCGGACGATGCGGCGCGCGGCAAGGCGTTTTGGGAAGACGAGGGCTTGCCCCCGAAGACCGCGGAGCAAGAGGCTTCGCAGAAGGCGGTGGCGAGCGGTCAGCGCGCGGAGGTCGAAGCGCTGACAACAGAGACGGGACAGGTCTTCGCCAACCCTGACGGCACCTTCACGATGGAGACTTCTTCGGCGCCCGAGCGGGTGCGCAGAGACGGTCGCTGGGTAGCTGTGGACACCACACTGGTGCGGCAGGCGAACGGTACGGTGGAGCCCAAGGCCGCTCAGAACTTGGTGCTTTCGGGCGGGGGCGCGGCGCCGCTGGTCCAGTTCACAGAGAAGCAGCACGCCTATCAGGTCTTCTCGCCGTGGGATCTTCCTACGCCCGAGCTGGATGGTTCGCACGCCGTCTACAAGTCTGTCCTGCCGGACGTTGACTTGGTGGTGCAGGTGACAGCGGACGGCTTCTCGCAGAACCTCGTGGTCCACACCCCGCAGGCCGCCGCCAACCCCGCCTTGGAGTCCATCAGTTACCCCGTCAAGGTCGACGGCCTGCAGGCCCGTACCAACGCCAACGCGGTTTCCTACGTGGACGCCGGCGGACAGCCGGTCTTCATCAGTAGTGCCCCGCTGATGTGGGACGCCGGCACCTCGGACAGCACGCACACGATGCTGGGGCGGAGCGACTCGGAGGTTACCGCCGAGGTTGATCCTGTCGATGCGCTCACGCCCGGCAGCCAGGCCCGCACGTCGGTTGCCGACGTCTCAGCTGACAATGAAAAGCTGCAGATCGTTCCCGATCAGGAGTTCTTGCAGGACCCCGAGACGACGTACCCCGTCGTAATCGATCCGCCCACTGTCAAGGCGAAGCTGGCCGGCTGGACCACGGTCTGGTCGAGCGAGCTGGACACGTCCTTCTGGAACACCAGCCACGCTCTTGGTGTCGGTTACGACGCGTTCGTCGACAACAAGAAGGCCCGCTCTCTCTTCCAGTTCGACACCCGCGCGGTGTCCGGCAAGAAGATTCTGCACGCGCAGTTCTCGGCCTACGAGATCTGGTCCGCGAACTGCACCAAGAAGAACGTTGAGTTGTGGCGCACGAGCCCCATCAACTCCTCGACTAAGTGGGGTGCGCCCTCATGGTCGGCGAAGGTGGACACTGTTTCCGCGGCCAACGGGTTCTCCAGCGACTGCAAGGACGCAATCGTTGAGTTCGACGCCACGTCCGCGGTGGCCTACACCGCCAAGGCGAAGTCGACGACAACTACGCTGGGGCTGCGGGCCGACGAGGGTGATCCGATCGCCTGGAAGCAGTTCATGTCGCCCAAGGATTCAGCGACCACTTCCGAGCGCAAGCCGATCCTGTCGATCACCTATGTAACGCCGCCGACGAGCGCTCCATCGACGGTGAAGATGTCAGATCCGAACGTGTCATGTTCGTCTTCGTCCAGCCCGGCGATCATCCGTGACACTACTCCGCGGTTGACGGCCACCCCGACCTCCGCGGACGGTTCCAACGCCGTGCTGCGACCGAACTTCGAACTGTACACAGGGAGCAGCACCACACCGACCTCGCTGAAGCCCTCCGCCTACACCGCAAGCGGAACTGCAGGAACGGTCCCAACGGCCACCCTGACGTCCGGCACCACCTATCACTTCCGGGCCCGTACCGAGTACAAGTACACCTACAACGGAACCACCGGTTACCTGTACAGCCCGTGGTCAACGGCGTCCTGCTACTTCAAGGTCGACAACACCGGCCCGCCGAAGCCCGACATCACCTCCGACAACAACGTGTATCCGCAGTGCGCCGGCACCACCTGCGCCACGTCGCCGGAGACCGGCAGCGTCGGCATGACGGGTACGTTCACCATCGCCGCTGGAGCTGCTGATGTTCGGCGTTATGTGACTTGGCTCAATGGCGTAAAGATCGAGGACAAGACCTACAGCGCGAACACTGCCACCCACAAGGTGTCGGTGACCCCGGACAAGCGGCTGACCAACACCCTGCGCGTGCAGACCTTCGACGCTGCGGGCAATCCGGGCGAGACCCGCGACTACCTGTTCAACGTGGCCAAACCGGCGGCGGCGGCGGGTGTGTGGAAGTTCGACGAGGGCAACGGCACCACCGTTGCCAACGCGCAGGGCACCGCCAACCCCCTGACACTCACCGACGCCACCTGGACGAACTACGCACGCCAAGGCAAGGGCCTTAAAACCAACGGCACCAGCAGCTACGCCGCCACCAGTGGATCTGTCGTGGACACCGCAGGCAGCTTCTCCGTCTCTGCCTGGGCCAACCTGGGCACCCGCGACAAGATCAGTACAGTTGCCAACCAGAACGGCTCGAAGGTAGGCGCCTTCCAGCTGTACTACTCCGAGTCCCTCGACCGGTGGGTGTTCAACCGGTACGCCGCCGACTCCGACACCGCAAGCCCCACCATCGTCCGGGCCATCTCCACCAAGCCCGGTGTGGTTGGTGCTTGGACTCATCTGCTGGGTGTCTTCGACCGTCAGAACCAGCAGCTCCGCCTGTACGTGAACGGTGAGCTGCAGCAGGAGACGGCCTTCACCACGCCCTGGGCGAGCACCGGCCCATTTGAGGTCGGCCGGTTCAAGGGCGGCGGTGGCCCCTCCAGTTACTTCACCGGCCAGATCGACCAGGTTCAGGCGTACAAGCGCGTTGTCTATCCCGACGAGCTGGCAGCCCTGGCCAACCTGGAAGACCCCGCGACCGGCAAGACCCAGGCGGAGCTGCTCGCCCACTGGAACATGGACGAGACCTCCGGCACCACCGGTGCTGACGCCTCAGGCCGGGCGAATCAGCTGCTGCTCCAGACCGGTGCGGCCTTCAAAGCCACCGACGACGCCGGACACGGCAATGTCCTCGAACTGAACGAAGCCGTCCTTGGCCGTGCCACTTCTGCGGTGGCACTGGACGACAGCGGCAGCTTCACCGTGGCCGGATGGGCCAATCTCGCGCAGTTGAAGCTTGAGGACACCACCGTCGCCCATTCACCCACCGTCTTCTCCCACCCGGGCAACCAGCGCAACGCATTCCGCCTGTGGTACCGGCAGGAGGCTGGAGAGACGGTGGGCGACTGGAACTTCGGTGTCTATGCCACCGACGTCCTCAACGGCCCAGCGGCCACCACTGTTTCCGATGAGGTCAACCCGCCCGGTAACTGGATCCACGTGGTCGGCGTGTACGACTCCGTCACGCAGTCGGCCAAGCTCTACGTCACCGGCGAACGCCAGGGCGACGAGAACGGCGCCTACGTCGCCGACGTCTACCAGCCCACCGGCCCGCTCATGGTCGGCGGCTCCCGACGGCACGACACCGGCGCATGGGGCAACGCCCTTCCGGGACAGCTCGACGACATGCGCGTGTACGCCGGCGTGCTCTCCGAGGAGGAGATCACCCAGCTGTCCATTGTCGACGAACCGCCCATCGACATTGGCTGA